The following proteins are encoded in a genomic region of Necator americanus strain Aroian chromosome II, whole genome shotgun sequence:
- a CDS encoding hypothetical protein (NECATOR_CHRII.G7998.T2) — MSGKDKYSSLPQDGNPVQFNACSDDPVLPDDVDREQASRSSLENCDVPSENSYLPDSGPASLVAPENPYYEKLIGIDAEPAAYPEDLIMIGSSVDVHDDSKPSLLLSEEPTISETCNDVSADLNSKGSSSQPEKTIMVMPEDIEAAGLSMQNLNDLTEAQFNTLVEIAERRERNAGPTLAAHNQYGDQMPNNSASTDSLTMIIADDGSLKVTDACGQMLVFDRTQLAALRIDVNNLTDESIQQIVQLAMPAICVSSKSIEMPKPDSQHPLRSGSRNLGNNSEVAAFKSSDTVPRVLDEQVEGRVSDQAAPRNASIRYVKNGRWKVQYEDGRFEWVGEGNSNVCEVKPVQHSDHSGYHVGNTSCQTDSSVLMSSPRLKRTCSTDSPFDGGPAPLKRRGIAQAPNFCCPVCDRKVYQKEPSYIVIRLPACDDCTKGKMIVLDERTKRLSLPTVQK, encoded by the exons ATGAGTGGAAAAGACAAGTACTCTTCACTCCCTCAAGATGGCAATCCGGTGCAGTTCAACGCATGTAGCGATGATCCTGTCCTTCCCGACGATGTGGATCGTGAACAAGCTTCTAG GTCGTCCTTGGAAAATTGCGATGTTCCGAGCGAAAATTCATATCTTCCTGACAGTGGTCCAGCTTCTCTTGTTGCTCCGGAGAACCCttattatgaaaaattaattg GAATTGATGCAGAACCTGCCGCTTATCCAGAGGATCTAATCATGATTGGAAGTAGTGTCGACGTGCATGAT GATTCGAAGCCTTCTCTTTTGCTGTCTGAGGAGCCTACAATCAGTGAAACGTGTAACGACGTCTCTGCTGATTTAAATTCAAAAGGTTCCTCATCGCAACCAGAAAAAACTATTATG GTGATGCCTGAGGACATAGAAGCCGCTGGATTAAGCATGCAAAATTTGAACGATTTAACTGAAGCGCAGTTCAACACGTTAGTTGAGATTGCTGAACGTCGGGAACGGAATGCTGGACCGACATTGGCGGCTCACAATCAGTATG GTGATCAAATGCCCAACAATTCCGCCAGCACCGATTCACTCACCATGATAATTGCTGACGATGGAAGTCTGAAGGTTACGGATGCATGTGGTCAGATGCTGGTG tttGACCGCACTCAATTGGCTGCCTTACGAATCGACGTGAACAACCTCACAGATGAAAGCATCCAGCAAATTGTGCAGCTGGCCATGCCTGCTATCTGTGT tagCAGTAAATCTATAGAAATGCCCAAGCCTGACTCCCAACATCCTCTGCGTTCCGGATCTAGG AATCTTGGTAACAATTCGGAAGTTGCTGCTTTCAAATCCAGTGATACTGTTCCACGGGTTCTTGACGAACAGGTGGAGGGACGAGTTTCGGATCAAGCTGCCCCACGAAATGCATCAATTCGTTATGTGAAAAATGGGAGATGGAAG GTTCAATATGAAGACGGTCGCTTTGAATGGGTCGGTGAAGGCAATTCTAATGTATGCGAAGTGAAGCCTGTCCAGCATTCTGATCACTCAGG TTATCACGTTGGAAACACTTCTTGCCAAACTGATTCATCTGTTCTGATGAGTTCACCACGTCTAAAACGAACGTGTTCGACTGACTCACCTTTCGACGGCGGGCCAGCACCGTTGAAACGGCGTGGTATTGCTCAGGCTCCGAACTTTTGTTGTCCAGTATGCGATCGGAAG GTATACCAAAAGGAACCGTCATATATTGTTATACGATTACCTGCATGTGATGATTGTACTAAAGGAAAGATGATCGTGCTTGATGAGCGAACAAAAAGGCTAAGCCTACCCACTGTTCAAAAATAG